One part of the Humulus lupulus chromosome 9, drHumLupu1.1, whole genome shotgun sequence genome encodes these proteins:
- the LOC133799310 gene encoding uncharacterized protein LOC133799310, with amino-acid sequence MRGCLSFASFSVFLNGRPRGKFKGSRGLRQGDFLSPFLFTLVADVLGRMVDKAKSVSALGGFKVGKDFVEVSHLQFADDTIFFVEDNEPLSALLDILKAFSVVSGLSINLHKCQLLGINLEEDLVELWARDIGCEVGQWPMKYLGLPLGASPRNKGFWEPVVSSCAKQLDRWKCAFLSRGGRLTLIQSILSSIPVYYLLLFRIPKGVVEVLEKLMRDFLWEGADHAKSDHLVSWKEVCKSRDHGGLGIGNLEARNKVLLMKWLWHFSLEKKTLWHRVVLSRYGGDGGFWDTGRGGRLSARGPWKNISSLYEDYLKLVSFRVGKGDRIRFWEDTWINGAPLKNQFPDLFLISTSSNCLVKDVVVFGGESGLETQGWDLRFRRNLFDREVTSLT; translated from the coding sequence ATGCGCGGGTGTTTGTCTTTTGCCTCCTTTTCTGTGTTCTTAAATGGGAGACCGAGAGGGAAATTTAAGGGTTCTAGAGGCCTTCGCCAAGGGGATTTCCTCTCACCTTTCTTGTTTACCTTGGTTGCTGATGTTTTGGGTAGGATGGTGGATAAGGCCAAGAGCGTATCGGCTTTAGGAGGTTTCAAAGTTGGAAAAGATTTCGTGGAAGTCAGCCATCTTCAGTTCGCAGACGATACGATCTTTTTTGTGGAAGATAATGAGCCGCTGTCAGCTTTGTTGGATATTCTGAAAGCCTTTAGTGTGGTTTCTGGACTTTCTATTAATTTGCATAAATGCCAATTGTTGGGGATTAATTTGGAGGAGGATTTAGTGGAACTTTGGGCAAGGGATATTGGGTGTGAGGTGGGTCAGTGGCCTATGAAGTATTTGGGTCTTCCTTTGGGGGCTTCCCCTCGCAACAAAGGATTTTGGGAGCCCGTGGTTTCTAGCTGTGCTAAGCAGTTGGATAGGTGGAAGTGTGCCTTCCTTTCAAGGGGAGGTAGATTGACACTCATTCAATCGATTCTTTCTTCTATACCGGTTTACTATTTGTTGCTGTTCCGTATTCCTAAAGGGGTGGTAGAAGTTTTGGAAAAGTTGATGCGGGACTTTCTTTGGGAAGGAGCGGATCACGCTAAGTCGGATCATTTGGTCTCTTGGAAAGAAGTCTGTAAATCTAGGGACCACGGTGGCCTTGGTATTGGCAATCTGGAGGCAAGAAATAAGGTCTTGCTCATGAAGTGGTTGTGGCACTTTTCGTTGGAGAAGAAAACTTTGTGGCATAGAGTGGTGCTGAGTAGGTACGGGGGGGATGGAGGGTTTTGGGACACGGGTAGAGGAGGGAGGCTGTCAGCTCGGGGTCCATGGAAAAATATTTCTTCTCTCTATGAGGATTATCTTAAGCTGGTTAGTTTCAGGGTGGGGAAAGGGGATCGTATTCGTTTCTGGGAAGACACGTGGATTAACGGGGCTCCTTTAAAGAATCAATTCCCAGATTTATTCTTGATTTCTACGTCCAGCAACTGTTTGGTTAAGGATGTGGTGGTTTTTGGGGGTGAGTCGGGCTTGGAAACTCAGGGTTGGGATTTGCGCTTTAGAAGGAATTTGTTCGATAGGGAGGTCACCAGTCTTACTTAG
- the LOC133800640 gene encoding probable LRR receptor-like serine/threonine-protein kinase At1g53430: MENNSLAHSLFGSEEVEVKLDWNTRQRICIGIARGLAFLHEESALKIVHRDIKATNILLDRELTPKISDFGLAKLNEEDNTHISSRVAGTIGYMAPEYALWGYLTDKADVYSFGVLTMEIVAGKNNMKYHPNENFVCLLDWALFLQQKGDVMELVDPKLGSKFKKEEAKRMIKVALLCTNPSPSLCPTMSTVVSMLEGRTTIPELVMDSSSHDDPFRLTGLRVKLDQISQQTSSSESHSFLAQSSNSSSMWIDSGGCA; the protein is encoded by the exons ATGGAAAACAATAGCCTAGCACATTCTCTATTTG GTTCTGAAGAAGTTGAAGTGAAATTAGACTGGAATACAAGGCAAAGAATATGTATAGGCATTGCAAGAGGTCTGGCTTTCCTACATGAGGAATCAGCACTGAAAATTGTACATAGAGACATCAAAGCCACAAATATACTACTAGATAGGGAACTTACCCCAAAAATATCAGACTTTGGTCTGGCCAAACTAAATGAAGAGGACAACACCCACATTAGCAGTAGAGTTGCTGGAACTAT AGGATATATGGCCCCTGAATATGCACTATGGGGTTACTTAACTGATAAAGCAGATGTCTACAGTTTTGGAGTATTGACAATGGAAATTGTGGCTGgaaaaaataacatgaaataccACCCTAATGAAAACTTTGTGTGCCTTCTAGATTGG GCCCTATTCTTGCAACAAAAGGGGGATGTAATGGAGCTGGTGGATCCAAAGTTGGGATCCAAATTCAAAAAAGAAGAGGCAAAACGAATGATTAAGGTAGCTCTATTGTGCACAAATCCATCACCCTCACTTTGCCCCACCATGTCTACAGTAGTAAGCATGCTTGAAGGTCGAACTACCATCCCTGAACTGGTTATGGATTCAAGTTCTCATGATGATCCGTTCAGGTTGACTGGGTTGCGAGTCAAGCTTGATCAGATTTCACAACAAACCTCCAGTAGTGAATCTCATAGTTTTCTTGCTCAGTCATCCAACTCATCATCAATGTGGATTGATTCTGGGGGATGTGCATGA